Proteins encoded by one window of Crassostrea angulata isolate pt1a10 chromosome 9, ASM2561291v2, whole genome shotgun sequence:
- the LOC128163858 gene encoding autophagy-related protein 9A-like, whose translation MEIVDFFRNFTVDVVGVGDVCSFAQLDVRKRDNKIDDRDDEEEPQPSLRTNMFTPDQSPSQEGKIQMSLMHFHLTNPEWKPPKECSLFINDIKEKANRNTTSLSIFNPVTQNMVMSSQGSLTGYLSGLQPSGAGALGYTSLASSIAIQSGMYPQSTQVSMAPSVSGVHHRLRGAISTAEGPLERSIGGPVGTMQGSTSMIGSGLGGYHSIGSSKPSVDEGSLELLSHDMSVSALYLHDLQSRKQRGQGQMGYENIEEMRARNLWQRQDSNQGPVHAGMPNIQEKREEEEKDSGNTETIAKSV comes from the exons ATGGAGATCGTGGATTTTTTCCGTAACTTTACGGTAGATGTTGTCGGAGTGGGGGATGTGTGTTCCTTTGCACAGCTGGACGTCCGCAAGCGAGACAACAAAATAGATGATAGG GACGATGAGGAAGAGCCTCAGCCATCCCTGAGGACCAACATGTTTACTCCAGATCAAAGCCCCTCACAGGAGGGCAAGATCCAGATGTCCCTCATGCACTTCCAC CTTACAAACCCAGAGTGGAAACCTCCCAAAGAATGCAGTCTGTTCATCAATGACATCAAAGAAAAAG CCAATAGAAACACTACTTCTCTAAGCATCTTTAACCCTGTGACCCAGAATATGGTGATGTCATCTCAGGGGTCCCTTACAGGGTATCTTTCTGGACTACAGCCCAGTGGAGCAGGAGCCCTGGGG TACACCAGCCTAGCGTCAAGCATCGCCATACAGAGCGGCATGTACCCCCAGTCTACTCAAGTGTCCATGGCCCCCAGTGTGAGTGGGGTCCACCATAGGCTCCGGGGGGCCATATCCACCGCTGAAGGACCCTTGGAACGGTCCATCGGTGGACCAGTGGGAACCATGCAGGGCTCGACCAGCATGATCGGCAGTGGGTTGGGGGGATACCACTCCATAGGAAGCTCCAAGCCGAGTGTGGACGAGGGCTCGCTCGAACTGCTGTCACATGACATGAGTGTCAGCGCGCTGTACCTACACGACCTTCAGTCTCGCAAACAgagaggtcaaggtcaaatggGATATGAAAATATAGAGGAAATGCGTGCTAGGAACCTGTGGCAGAGACAGGACAGTAACCAAGGCCCAGTGCATGCTGGGATGCCTAATATACAGGAGAAGAGGGAAGAGGAGGAGAAAGATAGTGGAAACACGGAAACCATTGCTAAATCTGTCTAG